One window of the Candidatus Tisiphia endosymbiont of Sialis lutaria genome contains the following:
- a CDS encoding AAA family ATPase, translated as MTVELFDNISTKKTNIVKDNNKPPRMRVGTDEFYDLLINSDVFVDKSLMVKELLEDSGKVILITRPRRWGKSLNMNMLHKFFEIEVDERGKPLPEEDRVNSKLFIGGEVDLGLVTGRKKLLKKLKIAQYSDVISEHQGQFPVISINFKDVKGSNYQEIESGIKNQVTNLFTNHRYLKRYITTDEKLLDEAQKEKLNRYFTGKLDKEDLKDSLRVLSEVLYKHFGQKVYILIDEYDTPINSSYIKFGNKPEEFEQVLEMFRGMFGSSLKTNPYLEKGVITGILRVAKANLFSDLNNVSEYSLLDEEFSKFYGFTQAEVDELLAKVPTATNPEQIKAWYNGYNFGGEIIYNPWSIMQCLAHKGKLDHYWLDSGGTGLVDKALLSDEMQEDLQSLAAGKSIISPIVKQISFTDINKPVGLFSLLLFSGYLNPVAKKPEEDIYELSVPNKEVRYIYNARMLQWVTDQLQIDHFRYYSFATLLPAGKIEQFKERLQELLLNATSFHQTGEKKAELFYSGFMLGLINTLASDYIIDSERETGSGRADIVLLPKIGKSDNAIIIEYKICKSPDTLESVAREGLEQIAKKRYDAKIKEYSHVQKIIKIAMAFCGKEVALEYQI; from the coding sequence ATGACAGTAGAACTTTTTGATAATATATCAACCAAAAAAACTAATATTGTTAAAGATAACAATAAACCACCGAGAATGAGGGTAGGTACTGATGAATTCTATGACCTACTAATTAATAGTGATGTCTTTGTTGATAAAAGCCTAATGGTAAAAGAATTGCTAGAAGATAGTGGTAAAGTTATCCTGATCACTAGACCAAGGCGTTGGGGTAAGAGCTTGAATATGAACATGCTCCATAAATTTTTTGAAATAGAGGTGGATGAGAGAGGTAAGCCTTTACCTGAAGAGGATAGAGTAAATAGTAAGCTATTTATCGGGGGTGAAGTAGATTTAGGACTAGTAACAGGTAGAAAGAAGTTACTTAAGAAGTTGAAAATAGCTCAGTACTCAGATGTAATATCTGAGCATCAAGGTCAATTTCCGGTGATTTCCATAAATTTTAAGGATGTTAAAGGCAGTAACTACCAAGAAATTGAAAGCGGAATAAAAAATCAAGTAACTAATCTGTTTACAAACCATCGATACTTAAAGCGTTATATAACAACAGATGAAAAATTACTAGATGAGGCACAAAAGGAAAAGTTAAATCGATATTTTACAGGAAAGCTTGATAAGGAAGACTTAAAAGATAGTTTACGGGTTTTGAGTGAAGTACTGTACAAACATTTTGGTCAAAAAGTTTACATATTAATCGATGAATATGATACGCCGATCAATAGTTCATACATTAAGTTTGGTAACAAGCCAGAAGAGTTTGAGCAGGTACTTGAAATGTTTCGCGGGATGTTTGGCAGTAGTTTAAAAACTAATCCTTATTTAGAAAAAGGGGTAATTACTGGTATATTACGGGTTGCTAAAGCTAATTTATTTTCGGATTTGAATAATGTTAGTGAATATAGCTTGCTTGATGAAGAATTTTCTAAGTTCTATGGTTTTACTCAAGCAGAAGTTGATGAATTGTTAGCAAAAGTACCAACAGCAACTAATCCTGAACAAATTAAAGCTTGGTATAATGGTTATAATTTTGGCGGAGAAATCATCTATAATCCATGGTCGATTATGCAATGTTTAGCTCATAAAGGCAAACTTGACCATTATTGGCTTGATAGTGGGGGGACGGGTCTTGTTGATAAAGCATTGTTATCAGATGAGATGCAGGAAGATTTACAGAGCTTAGCTGCCGGAAAGAGTATTATCTCACCGATTGTCAAACAAATTAGTTTTACTGATATCAACAAGCCAGTAGGATTATTTAGCTTGTTGTTATTTAGCGGTTATTTAAACCCTGTTGCTAAAAAACCAGAAGAAGATATTTACGAATTGTCGGTACCAAATAAAGAGGTACGATATATATATAATGCCAGAATGCTCCAATGGGTAACTGATCAGTTGCAAATTGATCATTTTCGATATTATTCTTTTGCTACTTTGTTGCCGGCAGGTAAAATAGAACAGTTTAAAGAAAGGTTGCAAGAATTATTACTAAACGCTACTAGTTTTCATCAAACTGGCGAGAAAAAAGCTGAGCTATTTTATAGTGGCTTTATGCTAGGTTTGATTAATACCTTAGCTTCCGACTACATAATAGACAGTGAAAGAGAAACCGGTAGCGGTAGGGCTGATATTGTGCTACTACCCAAGATAGGTAAAAGTGATAATGCTATTATTATTGAATATAAAATATGTAAATCTCCTGATACTCTAGAATCTGTTGCCAGAGAAGGGCTAGAGCAAATAGCAAAAAAACGATATGATGCTAAAATAAAAGAATACTCCCATGTTCAGAAAATCATCAAAATCGCTATGGCTTTTTGCGGCAAGGAAGTGGCACTAGAATACCAAATATAG
- a CDS encoding class II aldolase/adducin family protein, producing the protein MTLETKFNLASAYQILAILGFDDHTYTHLSARPKGADYYYIYPFGLRFEEVTSDNLLQVSLDGTIIKGNEYNYSKTGYVTHGNIYKERSDILSIFHLHTPAIVAVSSMRVGLMPISQWALHFYEKLSYHEYNSLILTSNQTSKILDDLGQNYVMFLRNHGILACGRTIHEAMFYTYHLEQACKTQCLACSTNQELIIPSPETCKKSVQDLLSFEEDLGKRDWIAWLNLLKTARKNF; encoded by the coding sequence ATGACTTTAGAAACCAAATTTAATTTAGCTTCTGCCTACCAAATTCTTGCAATTCTGGGCTTCGATGATCATACATATACCCATCTATCTGCAAGACCTAAAGGAGCTGACTATTACTATATTTATCCTTTTGGGTTAAGGTTTGAGGAAGTAACTAGCGATAATTTACTGCAAGTTAGTTTAGATGGAACAATTATAAAGGGCAATGAATATAATTATAGTAAAACCGGCTACGTTACTCACGGTAATATATACAAAGAAAGGTCGGATATTTTATCTATCTTTCATCTGCATACTCCAGCAATTGTTGCTGTATCATCTATGCGAGTAGGATTGATGCCAATAAGTCAGTGGGCACTACATTTTTATGAAAAACTATCTTATCATGAGTATAACTCTCTTATACTGACCTCCAATCAAACTAGTAAAATACTAGACGATCTTGGGCAGAATTATGTTATGTTTCTACGTAATCACGGAATATTAGCCTGTGGCAGGACAATACATGAAGCGATGTTTTATACTTATCATTTAGAGCAAGCATGTAAAACCCAATGTTTAGCATGTTCAACAAATCAGGAGTTAATCATACCATCTCCAGAAACTTGCAAGAAATCAGTGCAAGATTTATTGTCATTTGAGGAAGATTTAGGCAAACGTGACTGGATAGCTTGGCTTAATTTGCTCAAGACGGCTAGGAAAAATTTTTAA
- the xth gene encoding exodeoxyribonuclease III: MKIATWNINSIRMRLQHLRDFLTEVDTDIVLLQEIKCETEKFPFDELSDLAYNLYVHGQKSYNGVAILSKFPADEVIKDFPTINCLDQARLIEITVQTPIGFCSITSLYAPNGSLVGSDKFEMKLRFYDDLTNYLQAKKSLDTKIIIGGDFNIAPFDIDVYSAKELQNTTCFTNEEKQRLRIILNSGFEDLYRLSNPTKQEFSWWDYRAGCFEQNKGMRIDMILASSNVADYLDNCYMYYNLRAKVKPSDHIPVVAIVNSGEFGTRSDGATPISNRR; this comes from the coding sequence ATGAAAATAGCGACTTGGAATATTAATTCGATAAGAATGAGACTACAACATTTACGTGACTTTTTAACAGAAGTAGATACCGACATTGTTTTACTACAAGAAATAAAGTGTGAGACTGAGAAATTTCCTTTTGATGAGCTATCGGATTTGGCGTATAACTTATATGTACATGGTCAAAAATCCTATAATGGCGTTGCTATTTTATCAAAATTTCCAGCTGATGAAGTAATAAAAGACTTCCCTACCATTAATTGTCTAGATCAAGCACGACTGATAGAAATCACTGTACAAACCCCAATAGGTTTTTGTAGCATTACTTCATTATATGCCCCTAACGGTTCATTGGTAGGTAGTGATAAATTTGAAATGAAATTAAGATTTTATGACGATTTAACTAATTATTTACAAGCCAAGAAATCTCTTGATACTAAGATAATAATTGGAGGAGATTTTAACATTGCTCCTTTTGATATTGATGTATACTCAGCAAAGGAGTTACAAAATACTACTTGTTTTACTAATGAAGAAAAACAACGATTGAGAATTATTCTAAATTCTGGGTTTGAAGATTTATATAGATTATCAAACCCTACTAAACAAGAATTTTCTTGGTGGGATTATAGAGCAGGTTGTTTTGAACAAAATAAAGGTATGCGTATTGATATGATACTTGCCTCGAGCAATGTTGCCGATTATTTAGATAATTGCTACATGTATTATAATTTACGAGCTAAAGTTAAACCTTCTGATCATATACCCGTTGTTGCTATCGTCAATTCAGGAGAATTTGGGACTAGGAGCGATGGAGCGACGCCTATAAGTAATAGGCGATAA
- a CDS encoding mechanosensitive ion channel family protein → MLVQYLLDLYHKGNQEILMLIIMIVSIIPLIIFIKTIIFSMLKNYINQWHPDYQKIFKKYSIYTYLLHTLLALYLIFWDNILQTFPTLSWMISIKNVAIILYTGSFVTMLILSLIDAFADIYRSRLTISIQSYLSLYTQILKILIISVATIIIISSILNVSLSAFFTSLGAAAALLTFLFKDTVVALLASLQLISQDIIRIGDFVSISQYNVEGTVEKITITLVKIRNNDQTISTIPTSSLLTTNVVNSRGITDSMAKRIQGAICIDMNSILSVSTIAFIQELKKSPYLLKEVMDKVDLKQLDDYVTNIKIFRLYIKEYLKNHPMIYQQNFTFLVRQLTPTPNGLPIELCVFTHETRKGLFEDIQSDIFDHLMAVLPDLKLKIFQNSNN, encoded by the coding sequence TTGATTATTTTTATTAAGACAATAATATTTTCAATGCTCAAAAACTATATTAATCAATGGCATCCTGATTATCAGAAAATATTTAAAAAATATTCTATATACACATATTTATTACATACATTACTAGCTTTATACCTTATATTTTGGGATAATATCTTACAGACATTTCCTACTTTATCTTGGATGATTAGCATCAAGAATGTTGCGATAATACTCTATACAGGTAGCTTTGTTACAATGCTAATCCTATCTCTTATCGATGCTTTTGCGGATATTTATCGAAGCAGACTGACAATTTCCATCCAATCATATTTAAGTTTATACACTCAAATATTAAAGATACTTATTATCTCGGTTGCTACCATTATCATTATTTCCAGCATTTTGAATGTTTCTCTTAGTGCATTTTTTACTAGCTTGGGAGCAGCAGCAGCGTTGTTAACCTTTCTATTTAAGGATACGGTTGTGGCTTTGCTAGCAAGCTTACAACTAATTTCGCAAGATATAATACGAATTGGTGATTTTGTTAGTATTAGTCAGTATAATGTTGAAGGTACCGTAGAGAAAATTACTATTACATTAGTTAAAATTAGGAATAATGATCAGACTATTTCAACAATACCGACATCTAGTCTTTTAACGACTAATGTAGTGAACTCACGTGGTATAACTGACTCAATGGCAAAAAGGATTCAGGGAGCAATCTGTATTGACATGAACAGTATTTTGTCGGTTTCGACTATAGCATTTATACAAGAGTTAAAAAAATCACCATATTTGCTAAAGGAAGTAATGGATAAAGTGGATTTGAAACAGCTAGATGATTATGTAACAAATATCAAGATATTTAGGCTATATATAAAAGAATATTTGAAAAATCACCCGATGATCTATCAACAAAATTTCACCTTTCTGGTGCGTCAGTTGACTCCAACCCCTAATGGTCTGCCAATAGAGTTATGTGTCTTTACCCATGAAACGAGGAAGGGGCTATTTGAAGATATCCAATCAGATATTTTTGATCATTTGATGGCGGTGCTACCTGATCTCAAATTAAAAATATTTCAAAATAGTAATAATTAA
- the obgE gene encoding GTPase ObgE, whose product MNFIDEAKIYLKAGNGGDGAVSFHREKYIDMGGPDGGDGGRGGSIIFKSNSHLNTLVNFRYKLHFKADNGENGKGSNRTGKSKPALLLQVPVGTQIFTEHNDILLYDFTADEQIFEIIKGGKGGLGNSHFKSSINQAPRRRTEGIVGEEMWVNLQLKLLSDVGLIGLPNAGKSTFLAATTSAKPKIADYPFTTLSPNLGVVYVDDEEFVIADIPGLIEGAHLGHGLGDKFLKHIERCNLLIHLISATSDNLLADYQTIRNELESYSNLLKNKTEIICLNKCDVLSEEEVQEKITELQKITSEEIFVVSAYTRSGLNMIIKKALENIKSTRL is encoded by the coding sequence ATGAATTTTATTGATGAAGCTAAAATATATTTAAAAGCGGGTAATGGTGGTGATGGAGCAGTTAGTTTCCATCGAGAGAAATATATTGATATGGGAGGACCTGACGGTGGAGATGGTGGTCGTGGTGGTAGCATTATTTTCAAGAGCAATTCTCACCTTAATACTTTAGTAAATTTTAGGTATAAACTACATTTTAAAGCAGATAATGGTGAAAATGGTAAAGGGTCAAACCGAACTGGTAAATCTAAACCCGCTTTACTCTTACAAGTACCAGTTGGAACACAAATATTTACTGAACATAATGATATTTTACTATATGATTTTACTGCAGATGAACAAATTTTTGAAATAATTAAGGGGGGAAAAGGGGGACTTGGTAATAGCCATTTTAAGTCATCCATTAATCAAGCTCCGCGACGTAGAACTGAAGGTATCGTAGGAGAAGAAATGTGGGTAAATTTACAGCTCAAACTACTTTCAGATGTTGGTCTTATAGGTTTACCTAATGCAGGAAAGTCAACCTTTCTTGCAGCAACAACATCAGCCAAGCCTAAAATTGCTGATTATCCATTTACTACACTAAGCCCAAATCTTGGGGTTGTTTATGTGGATGATGAAGAATTTGTGATAGCTGACATCCCAGGCTTAATAGAAGGAGCCCATTTGGGACATGGGCTTGGTGATAAGTTCCTAAAACATATTGAGAGGTGTAATTTATTGATTCATCTGATATCAGCAACAAGTGATAATTTATTGGCTGATTATCAAACTATTAGGAATGAGCTTGAATCATATTCAAACTTATTAAAAAATAAGACAGAAATAATCTGTTTAAATAAGTGCGATGTTTTGTCAGAGGAAGAAGTTCAGGAAAAAATTACCGAGTTACAAAAAATTACTAGTGAAGAAATTTTTGTAGTTTCTGCCTATACAAGAAGTGGATTGAATATGATAATAAAAAAAGCTCTTGAAAACATAAAAAGTACCAGACTATAA